In Desulfovibrio litoralis DSM 11393, one DNA window encodes the following:
- a CDS encoding tetratricopeptide repeat protein yields MLLRILLVISFLFLGTLVGCQPIRSGHNTNAKLEKIVEASTLYQKGNSLYEPSKSVTDQTKKKALLEEAITNYQQSIKLYPEIPCAFHNLGNCFMDLSKLETNKHKKKELLEKSKKSYQETIKLEPQSSNAFYNIGLACDYLVKLEDNNTKKKELLEESKKNYQKSIELQPGDANVFNKLGFCFDELAELETDDNKKKELFKEAMEKYQKAIELKPNYASALNNLGFCFIGLSKLEEGTNEKKTLLEEAKKNIEQAIKLDENNAYALDSLGSCLIELAEIATGETKEETTQKKVSLLKEAKKNLEKASSIDPNITEIFTNLKTSLSKLAELEDDPLKKKALLDEAKKAEAKYNQLIEKQKNNN; encoded by the coding sequence ATGCTTTTACGCATTCTTTTAGTAATTTCTTTCTTATTTCTTGGAACACTCGTTGGGTGTCAGCCTATAAGAAGCGGCCACAACACAAACGCTAAACTAGAAAAAATAGTTGAGGCCAGTACCTTATATCAAAAGGGTAATTCTCTTTATGAGCCATCAAAAAGTGTAACAGACCAAACCAAAAAGAAAGCCTTATTAGAAGAAGCAATAACAAACTATCAACAATCAATAAAACTTTACCCAGAAATTCCTTGTGCATTTCATAATTTAGGGAATTGTTTTATGGACTTATCTAAACTTGAAACAAACAAACACAAAAAGAAAGAGCTCTTAGAAAAATCAAAGAAAAGCTATCAAGAAACAATAAAGCTTGAGCCGCAAAGCAGTAACGCATTTTATAATATTGGACTTGCTTGTGATTACTTGGTTAAACTTGAAGACAACAACACGAAAAAGAAAGAATTATTAGAAGAATCAAAGAAAAACTATCAAAAATCAATAGAACTTCAACCAGGTGATGCTAATGTCTTTAATAAGTTAGGGTTTTGTTTTGATGAGTTAGCCGAACTTGAAACAGACGACAACAAAAAGAAAGAACTATTTAAAGAAGCAATGGAAAAATATCAAAAAGCAATAGAACTTAAACCCAATTATGCTTCTGCGTTGAATAATTTAGGGTTTTGCTTTATTGGATTATCCAAGCTTGAAGAAGGCACAAACGAAAAGAAGACCTTATTAGAAGAAGCAAAGAAAAATATTGAACAAGCAATAAAACTTGATGAAAATAATGCCTATGCTTTGGACAGTTTAGGGTCTTGTCTTATTGAGTTAGCCGAAATCGCAACAGGCGAAACTAAAGAAGAAACAACTCAAAAGAAAGTATCATTATTAAAAGAAGCAAAGAAAAACCTTGAAAAAGCAAGCTCAATTGATCCAAATATTACTGAAATTTTTACTAATTTAAAAACTTCTTTATCTAAGTTAGCCGAGCTTGAAGACGACCCCCTCAAAAAGAAAGCATTATTAGACGAAGCAAAAAAAGCTGAAGCAAAATATAACCAACTGATAGAAAAACAAAAAAACAATAACTAA